In Cupriavidus taiwanensis, the following are encoded in one genomic region:
- a CDS encoding HP0495 family protein, with the protein MTTDNQGSGNKPGEIPPEQSLIEYPSHFPIKVMGAMQDGFAEAIVTLVQEFDPDFHAGKMEMRPSSKGNYLGLTVTVWVTSREQLDDLYRALTSHPMVKVVL; encoded by the coding sequence ATGACGACCGACAACCAAGGCAGCGGCAACAAGCCCGGCGAGATCCCGCCGGAGCAGTCGCTGATCGAATACCCGAGCCACTTCCCGATCAAGGTGATGGGCGCGATGCAGGACGGCTTCGCCGAGGCCATCGTCACGCTGGTGCAGGAGTTCGATCCGGACTTCCACGCCGGCAAGATGGAAATGCGCCCGTCGAGCAAGGGCAACTACCTGGGCCTGACCGTGACGGTGTGGGTCACCAGCCGCGAGCAGCTGGATGATTTGTACCGGGCGCTGACTTCGCATCCGATGGTGAAGGTGGTGTTGTAA
- a CDS encoding TlpA disulfide reductase family protein produces the protein MTPTAATKTSRKPWPIVAAVVVLALLGWFGYRALSPSGTAPAATFTLLSGEKVSTADLKGKVYLVNFWATSCATCIKEMPDMVKTYEQFKGKGLEFVAVAMNYDPPMYVMNFAQTRGLPFKVAMDTDGSAAKAFGNVGLTPTTFVIDKQGRILKRYVGEPEWESLHKLLDGALAKSA, from the coding sequence ATGACCCCTACCGCTGCCACCAAGACCTCCCGCAAGCCCTGGCCCATCGTCGCCGCCGTGGTGGTGCTGGCGCTGCTGGGGTGGTTCGGCTACCGCGCGCTGTCGCCGTCCGGTACCGCGCCGGCCGCCACCTTCACGCTGCTGTCGGGCGAAAAGGTCAGCACCGCCGACCTCAAGGGCAAGGTCTACCTGGTCAACTTCTGGGCCACCAGCTGCGCCACCTGCATCAAGGAGATGCCGGACATGGTCAAGACCTACGAGCAGTTCAAGGGCAAGGGGCTGGAATTCGTCGCGGTGGCGATGAACTACGACCCGCCCATGTACGTGATGAACTTCGCCCAGACCCGCGGGCTGCCGTTCAAGGTGGCAATGGACACCGACGGCAGCGCGGCCAAGGCCTTCGGCAACGTCGGGCTGACGCCGACCACCTTCGTGATCGACAAGCAGGGCCGCATCCTGAAGCGCTATGTGGGCGAGCCCGAGTGGGAATCGCTGCACAAGCTGCTCGACGGCGCGCTGGCAAAGTCCGCGTAA
- a CDS encoding dicarboxylate/amino acid:cation symporter yields MRKPFYKILYVQVLCAICIGILLGHFWPDTGVAMKPLGDGFIKLIKMIIGPIIFCTVVTGIAGMSDMKKVGRVGGKALLYFEVVSTFALLIGLGAAHLLKPGVGFNIDPATLDTKAIAQYVSKAHGQSTVEFLMHIIPDTVFSAFANGDILQILLVSLFFGAALAVLGERARIVVQLVEQVSKVFFHIVHVITKVAPIGAFGAMAFTIGKYGLGSLVPLLKLIGTFYFTAIIFVLVVLGTIARLTGFSIVRFISYIKEELLIVLGTSSSEAALPHMMEKLEKLGCSKSVVGLVVPTGYSFNLDGTNIYMTMAVIFIAQATGIELTLMQQLTILAVAMITSKGASGVTGSGFITLAATLAVVPTIPVAGMVLILGIDRFMSECRALTNIIGNGVATVVVSAWERELDRKRLARVLQHGAGDDADELAEAGQRAA; encoded by the coding sequence ATGAGGAAACCCTTCTACAAGATCCTGTACGTGCAGGTGCTGTGCGCCATCTGCATCGGCATTTTGCTCGGCCACTTCTGGCCCGACACCGGCGTCGCGATGAAGCCGCTGGGCGACGGCTTTATCAAGCTGATCAAGATGATCATCGGCCCGATCATCTTCTGCACCGTGGTGACCGGCATTGCCGGCATGAGCGACATGAAGAAGGTCGGGCGCGTCGGCGGCAAGGCGCTGCTGTACTTCGAGGTGGTGTCGACCTTCGCGCTGCTGATCGGGCTGGGCGCCGCGCACCTGCTCAAGCCGGGCGTGGGCTTCAACATCGACCCGGCCACGCTGGATACCAAGGCCATCGCGCAGTACGTGTCGAAGGCGCACGGCCAGAGCACGGTCGAGTTCCTGATGCACATCATCCCCGACACCGTGTTCAGCGCCTTCGCCAACGGCGACATCCTGCAGATCCTGCTGGTGTCGCTGTTCTTCGGCGCCGCGCTGGCGGTGCTGGGCGAGCGCGCGCGCATCGTGGTGCAGCTGGTCGAGCAGGTGTCGAAGGTGTTCTTCCACATCGTCCACGTGATCACCAAGGTGGCGCCGATCGGCGCCTTCGGCGCGATGGCGTTCACCATCGGCAAGTACGGGCTGGGCTCGCTGGTGCCGCTGCTCAAGCTGATCGGCACCTTCTACTTCACCGCCATCATCTTCGTGCTGGTGGTGCTGGGCACGATCGCGCGCCTGACCGGCTTCAGCATCGTGCGCTTTATCTCGTACATCAAGGAAGAGCTGCTGATCGTGCTGGGCACCAGCTCGTCGGAAGCCGCGCTGCCGCACATGATGGAAAAGCTGGAAAAGCTGGGCTGCTCCAAGTCGGTGGTGGGCCTGGTGGTGCCGACCGGCTATTCGTTCAACCTGGACGGCACCAACATCTACATGACGATGGCGGTGATCTTTATCGCGCAGGCCACCGGCATCGAGCTGACGCTGATGCAGCAGCTGACCATCCTGGCGGTGGCGATGATCACCTCCAAGGGCGCCAGCGGCGTGACCGGCTCGGGCTTCATCACGCTGGCGGCGACGCTGGCGGTGGTGCCGACCATCCCGGTGGCGGGCATGGTGCTGATCCTGGGCATCGACCGCTTTATGAGCGAGTGCCGCGCGCTGACCAATATCATCGGCAACGGCGTGGCCACGGTGGTGGTATCGGCCTGGGAACGCGAGCTCGACCGCAAGCGCCTGGCGCGCGTGCTGCAGCACGGCGCCGGCGACGATGCCGACGAACTTGCCGAAGCCGGCCAGCGCGCCGCCTGA
- a CDS encoding (2Fe-2S) ferredoxin domain-containing protein, translating to MRSYYQHHVFFCLNQREAGENCCANYNAKAMQEYAKKRCKELGIAGGEGRVRINKAGCLNRCELGPVLVVYPEAIWYTYVDEHDIDEIIDSHLLKGKPVERLMVDR from the coding sequence ATGCGCAGCTACTACCAGCACCACGTCTTTTTCTGCCTGAACCAGCGCGAGGCCGGCGAGAACTGCTGCGCCAACTACAACGCCAAGGCGATGCAGGAATACGCCAAGAAGCGCTGCAAGGAACTGGGCATCGCCGGCGGCGAGGGCCGCGTGCGCATCAACAAGGCCGGCTGCCTGAACCGCTGTGAACTCGGCCCGGTGCTGGTGGTCTACCCCGAGGCCATCTGGTACACCTATGTCGACGAGCATGACATCGATGAAATCATCGACAGCCACCTGCTCAAGGGCAAGCCGGTCGAGCGGCTGATGGTGGACCGCTGA
- a CDS encoding sensor histidine kinase, with protein sequence MPHSDDFLAVHDPAATRPVHAPQAGSGRWWGFAVALALGLLLLCALTWLVSVQRGLASLQQGTATRADRYAATLESTLDRYEFLPALVSLHPFVRGLLDAPDDAQRVAAANQYLAEVNRRAHASATYVIAANGIALAASNHGQPGSFVGTDYRFRPYFQAAAGGQMGRFYAIGITSDEPGYYIAQPVEAGGKVIGVTVVKLNLEWFQRAGSGAEPLMVSDDHGVIFLSSVPAWQYRTLRPLPPALQAEMEKTRQYHGRAVTPLPLEPLASPLTRWLADTTLPHGARLVRVRGDAAPGRTPFAADGAERADRYLELNRTVGPAGWTMQVMAPLEPVLANARNATVAAALAYACICLLLVNWRQRRQRARDMQYSRRLLEAAYDELERRVEARTADLMAINEKLEDEVAERTRAESELRAAQDELVQASKLAALGQMAAGITHELNQPLAALRTFSDNTRVLLARGQLAAAEGNLAAIADLTERMGKITGQLKLFAGKARPVRRPVALRAAVDHVLALLAPRLGAVTVNVSGLDAVPGLAVRADELKLEQVLLNLLGNALDAIAAAAPAAPEHGRIDLDVQAAGHAVTIVVRDNGTGIAPEALPRLFEPFFTTKETGQGLGLGLAISSSIVREFGGQLSVANVPGGGAQFTLVLARAPAVDPAPSVSASQ encoded by the coding sequence ATGCCACACTCCGACGACTTTCTCGCCGTGCATGACCCTGCCGCCACCCGCCCGGTGCACGCGCCGCAGGCCGGCAGCGGGCGCTGGTGGGGCTTTGCCGTCGCCCTCGCGCTGGGCCTGCTGCTGCTGTGCGCGCTGACCTGGCTGGTCTCGGTCCAGCGCGGCCTGGCCAGCCTGCAGCAAGGCACCGCGACGCGCGCCGACCGCTACGCCGCCACGCTCGAAAGCACGCTCGACCGCTACGAGTTCCTACCCGCGCTGGTGTCGCTGCATCCCTTCGTGCGCGGGCTGCTGGACGCCCCCGACGACGCGCAGCGCGTCGCCGCCGCCAACCAGTACCTGGCCGAGGTCAACCGCCGCGCGCATGCGTCGGCCACCTATGTCATCGCCGCCAACGGCATTGCGCTGGCGGCCAGCAACCACGGCCAGCCCGGCAGCTTCGTCGGCACCGACTACCGCTTCCGCCCCTACTTCCAGGCCGCCGCGGGCGGCCAGATGGGGCGCTTCTACGCCATCGGCATCACCAGCGACGAGCCCGGCTACTACATCGCGCAGCCGGTCGAGGCTGGCGGCAAGGTCATCGGCGTGACCGTGGTCAAGCTCAACCTGGAGTGGTTCCAGCGCGCCGGCAGCGGCGCCGAGCCGCTGATGGTCAGCGACGACCACGGCGTGATCTTCCTGTCGTCGGTGCCGGCCTGGCAGTACCGCACGCTGCGCCCGCTGCCGCCGGCGCTGCAGGCCGAGATGGAGAAGACCCGCCAGTACCACGGCCGCGCGGTGACGCCGCTGCCGCTGGAACCGCTGGCATCGCCGCTCACGCGCTGGCTGGCCGACACCACGCTGCCGCACGGCGCGCGCCTGGTGCGCGTACGCGGCGACGCGGCGCCCGGCCGCACCCCCTTCGCCGCGGACGGCGCCGAACGCGCCGACCGCTACCTGGAACTGAACCGCACCGTAGGCCCGGCCGGCTGGACCATGCAGGTCATGGCGCCGCTGGAGCCGGTGCTGGCCAACGCGCGCAACGCCACCGTGGCCGCGGCGCTGGCCTATGCCTGCATCTGCCTGCTGCTGGTCAACTGGCGCCAGCGCCGCCAGCGCGCGCGCGACATGCAGTACAGCCGGCGCCTGCTAGAGGCCGCCTACGACGAACTGGAGCGCCGGGTCGAGGCGCGCACCGCCGACCTGATGGCGATCAACGAGAAGCTGGAAGACGAGGTGGCCGAGCGCACCCGCGCCGAAAGCGAGTTGCGCGCGGCGCAGGACGAGCTGGTGCAGGCCAGCAAGCTCGCCGCGCTGGGCCAGATGGCGGCCGGCATCACGCATGAGCTGAACCAGCCGCTGGCGGCGCTGCGCACGTTTTCGGACAACACCCGCGTGCTGCTGGCGCGCGGCCAGCTGGCGGCGGCCGAAGGCAACCTGGCCGCGATTGCCGACCTGACCGAGCGCATGGGCAAGATCACCGGCCAGCTCAAGCTGTTCGCCGGCAAGGCGCGCCCGGTGCGCCGCCCGGTGGCGCTGCGCGCGGCGGTCGACCACGTGCTGGCGCTGCTGGCGCCGCGTCTGGGCGCGGTCACGGTCAATGTTTCCGGCCTGGATGCCGTGCCCGGGCTGGCGGTGCGCGCCGACGAGCTGAAGCTGGAACAGGTGCTGCTGAACCTGCTGGGCAATGCGCTCGACGCCATCGCCGCGGCCGCGCCGGCCGCCCCGGAACACGGTCGCATCGACCTCGACGTGCAGGCCGCCGGGCACGCCGTCACCATCGTCGTGCGCGACAACGGCACCGGCATCGCGCCGGAAGCGCTGCCGCGCCTGTTCGAACCCTTTTTCACCACCAAGGAAACCGGCCAGGGACTGGGCCTGGGGCTGGCGATCTCGTCGTCGATCGTGCGCGAGTTCGGCGGCCAGCTCAGCGTGGCCAATGTGCCCGGCGGCGGCGCGCAGTTCACGCTGGTGCTGGCGCGCGCGCCCGCCGTCGATCCGGCGCCATCGGTTTCCGCATCCCAATGA
- a CDS encoding D-alanyl-D-alanine carboxypeptidase family protein: MLNRATTRLSSAFAPAAIVAAVVLAAAPAAVLAQGVPMPQVAAKSWMLYDVTSGQALASQNADARIEPASLTKLMTAYLAFEALKEKRLTLDQAVVPTNLVLKVKSDESRMFIEPNKPVTVQDLLLGLIVQSGNDAALALAEAVGGSEEGFVAMMNREAQRMGMKNTHFTNTDGIPDPNHYTTAVDLATLTTRLIKDFPEYYSMYSQKEFTYNKIRQPNRNRLLYIDSTVDGVKTGHTKSAGYCLISSAKRPLANVPDGSRRLISIVIGTTTEQVRTQESLKILNYGFQFFDTLRLYDKGQVLATPDIYKGKNGTVKIGVQNETFVTVPKGTGGRLKPVLERQELLIAPISAGQQVGMVKLMDGTNKVAEFPVVALEEVPEAGFFGRLWDTIRLWFKRK, encoded by the coding sequence ATGCTGAATCGAGCCACGACACGCCTTTCATCCGCCTTTGCTCCCGCTGCCATCGTCGCCGCCGTCGTGCTGGCCGCCGCGCCTGCCGCCGTGCTGGCGCAGGGTGTGCCGATGCCGCAGGTCGCGGCCAAGTCGTGGATGCTGTATGACGTCACCAGCGGCCAGGCCCTGGCCTCGCAGAATGCCGATGCGCGCATCGAGCCGGCTTCGCTGACCAAGCTGATGACCGCCTACCTGGCGTTCGAGGCACTCAAGGAAAAGCGCCTGACGCTGGACCAGGCGGTGGTGCCGACCAACCTGGTGCTCAAGGTCAAAAGCGACGAGTCGCGCATGTTCATCGAGCCCAACAAGCCGGTCACCGTGCAGGACCTGCTGCTGGGCCTGATCGTGCAGTCGGGCAACGACGCCGCGCTGGCGCTGGCCGAGGCCGTCGGCGGCTCGGAAGAGGGCTTCGTCGCGATGATGAACCGCGAGGCCCAGCGCATGGGCATGAAGAACACCCACTTCACCAATACCGACGGCATCCCCGACCCCAACCACTACACCACCGCGGTCGACCTGGCGACGCTGACCACGCGCCTGATCAAGGACTTCCCCGAGTACTACAGCATGTACTCGCAGAAGGAGTTCACCTATAACAAGATCAGGCAGCCCAACCGCAACCGCCTGCTGTACATCGACTCGACCGTCGACGGCGTCAAGACCGGCCACACCAAGTCCGCCGGCTATTGCCTGATCTCGTCGGCCAAGCGCCCGCTGGCCAACGTGCCGGACGGCTCGCGCCGCCTGATCTCGATCGTGATCGGCACCACCACCGAACAGGTGCGCACCCAGGAAAGCCTGAAGATCCTCAACTACGGCTTCCAGTTCTTCGACACGCTGCGCCTGTACGACAAGGGCCAGGTGCTGGCCACGCCGGACATCTACAAGGGCAAGAACGGCACGGTCAAGATCGGCGTGCAGAACGAGACCTTCGTCACCGTGCCCAAGGGCACCGGCGGGCGCCTGAAGCCGGTGCTGGAGCGCCAGGAACTGCTGATCGCGCCGATCTCGGCGGGCCAGCAGGTAGGCATGGTCAAGCTGATGGACGGCACCAACAAGGTGGCCGAATTCCCGGTGGTGGCGCTGGAAGAAGTGCCCGAGGCCGGCTTCTTCGGCCGCCTGTGGGACACCATCCGCCTGTGGTTCAAGCGCAAGTGA
- a CDS encoding sigma-54-dependent transcriptional regulator has product MQDGLRVLFVEDEPLVRQATAQSLELAGFRVLALPSAEAAIPHLHGAFAGVVVTDVRLPGASGLDLLQHCRNAAPGVPVILVTGHGDITMAVQAMREGAYDFIEKPFGADRLTDTVRRALERRALELENQALRRELAGPAAGTRIIGRSPAIGQVRALVANVAPTDVPVMINGETGTGKELVARSLHALSGRADGPFIALNCGAVPEAIFESEMFGHEAGAFTGAGKRRIGKLEHASGGTLFLDEIESMPLALQVKLLRVLQEGSLERLGSNASVQIDVRIVAAAKGDMDALVAQGAFREDLYYRLNVVTIALPPLRERREDIVPLFEHFSLVSAVRYQRPAPILSEAQRQALAQRPWPGNVRELRNAADRMVLGVPEGGQAGAQAAGPDETAPLRERMEHFERAVIADALARTGGAVSQAADLLQVGKATLYDKIKRYGL; this is encoded by the coding sequence ATGCAAGACGGTCTGCGGGTCCTGTTTGTCGAAGACGAGCCGCTGGTGCGCCAGGCCACCGCGCAAAGCCTGGAGCTGGCCGGCTTCCGCGTGCTGGCGCTGCCCTCGGCCGAGGCCGCGATCCCGCACCTGCACGGCGCCTTTGCCGGCGTGGTGGTGACCGACGTGCGCCTGCCCGGCGCCAGCGGGCTGGACCTGCTGCAGCACTGCCGCAACGCCGCACCCGGCGTGCCGGTGATCCTGGTGACCGGCCACGGCGACATCACCATGGCCGTGCAGGCGATGCGCGAAGGCGCCTATGACTTTATCGAAAAGCCCTTCGGCGCCGACCGGCTTACCGACACCGTGCGCCGCGCGCTGGAACGGCGCGCGCTGGAACTGGAAAACCAGGCCTTGCGCCGCGAACTCGCAGGTCCGGCGGCCGGCACGCGCATCATCGGCCGCTCTCCGGCGATCGGGCAGGTGCGCGCGCTGGTGGCCAATGTCGCGCCCACCGACGTGCCGGTGATGATCAACGGCGAGACCGGCACCGGCAAGGAGCTGGTGGCGCGCAGCCTGCACGCGCTGTCCGGGCGCGCCGACGGGCCCTTTATCGCGCTGAACTGCGGCGCGGTGCCCGAGGCCATCTTCGAGAGCGAGATGTTCGGGCACGAGGCCGGCGCCTTCACCGGCGCCGGCAAGCGCCGCATCGGCAAGCTCGAGCATGCCTCGGGCGGCACGCTGTTTCTCGACGAGATCGAAAGCATGCCGCTGGCGCTGCAGGTCAAGCTGCTGCGCGTGCTGCAGGAAGGCTCGCTGGAGCGGCTGGGCTCGAACGCTTCCGTGCAGATCGACGTGCGCATCGTCGCGGCGGCCAAGGGCGACATGGATGCGCTGGTGGCGCAGGGCGCGTTTCGCGAAGACCTGTATTACCGGCTCAATGTCGTCACCATCGCGCTGCCGCCGCTGCGCGAGCGGCGCGAGGACATCGTGCCGCTGTTCGAGCATTTCTCGCTGGTGTCGGCGGTGCGCTACCAGCGGCCCGCGCCGATCCTGTCCGAGGCGCAGCGCCAGGCGCTGGCCCAGCGCCCGTGGCCGGGCAACGTGCGTGAGCTGCGCAACGCCGCCGACCGCATGGTGCTGGGCGTGCCCGAGGGCGGCCAGGCCGGCGCGCAGGCGGCCGGCCCCGACGAGACCGCGCCGCTGCGCGAGCGCATGGAGCACTTCGAGCGCGCCGTGATCGCCGACGCGCTGGCGCGCACCGGCGGCGCGGTCAGCCAGGCGGCGGACCTGCTGCAGGTGGGCAAGGCCACGCTCTACGACAAGATCAAGCGCTACGGGTTGTGA
- a CDS encoding ATP-dependent helicase, producing MTLDLAPAPDETAATEAAAVPAYLSRLNPEQRAAVEHGSEAPLLIIAGAGSGKTNTLAHRVAHLVLGGADPRRILLLTFSRRAAAEMGRRVERIVDQALGTSTGAGRAALQWSGTFHAIGARLLREYAETLGLSPAFTISDRGDAADLMHVVRHDLGLSETASRFPKKETCLAIYSRVVNTQAPLEDVLKQQFPRYAMWADALRTLFAGYVEAKQKQHVLDYDDLLLYWAQAMAEPAIAQDMGARFDHVLVDEYQDTNALQASILLAMRPDGRGLTVVGDDAQSIYAFRGASVRNILDFPAQFTPAAQQVTLSQNYRSTQPILQAANAVIGLAAERYTKDLWSERQSAEKPGVVVVNDEADQARYVVEQVLARREAGLALMAQAVLFRAADHSAQLEIELARRNIPFVKFGGLKFLESTHVKDVLAVVRWLENPRDRMAGFRTLQLLPGIGPKTAARVLDAMALATEPLFSLQEFEPPPAAAPAWADLLALARALMAPTSPWPSEFEQVLAWYTPHLERLHDDAAARLADLQQLERIAATYGARERFLTELTLDPPSASSDESGVPSRDEDYLILSTIHSAKGQEWKAVYVLNAVDGCMPSDLATGTTEEIEEERRLMYVAMTRARDHLDIIVPQRFYVHQQVGFGDRHVYASRTRFLPNRVMPNFYSRSWPPPPMPGEGKVKPALAPVDLGSRMRNMWR from the coding sequence GTGACCCTGGACCTTGCCCCCGCCCCCGACGAAACTGCCGCGACTGAAGCCGCAGCGGTCCCCGCCTACCTGTCGCGGCTCAACCCGGAGCAGCGCGCCGCGGTGGAACATGGCAGCGAGGCGCCGCTGCTGATCATCGCCGGCGCCGGCTCGGGCAAGACCAATACGCTGGCGCACCGGGTCGCGCACCTGGTGCTGGGCGGCGCCGATCCGCGCCGCATCCTGCTGCTGACGTTCTCGCGCCGCGCCGCCGCCGAGATGGGGCGGCGCGTCGAGCGCATCGTCGACCAGGCGCTCGGCACCAGCACCGGCGCGGGGCGCGCGGCGCTGCAGTGGTCCGGCACCTTCCACGCCATCGGCGCGCGGCTGCTGCGCGAATATGCCGAGACCCTGGGACTGTCGCCGGCCTTCACCATCAGCGACCGCGGCGATGCCGCCGACCTGATGCACGTGGTGCGCCACGACCTGGGACTGTCGGAAACCGCCAGCCGCTTCCCCAAGAAGGAAACCTGCCTGGCGATCTACTCGCGCGTGGTCAACACCCAGGCGCCGCTGGAAGACGTGCTCAAGCAGCAGTTTCCGCGCTACGCGATGTGGGCCGATGCGCTGCGCACCCTGTTCGCCGGCTATGTCGAGGCCAAGCAGAAGCAGCATGTGCTGGACTATGACGACCTGCTGCTGTACTGGGCGCAGGCCATGGCCGAGCCCGCCATCGCGCAGGACATGGGCGCGCGCTTCGACCATGTGCTGGTCGACGAATACCAGGACACCAATGCGCTGCAGGCGTCGATCCTGCTGGCCATGCGGCCGGACGGCCGCGGCCTGACCGTGGTGGGCGACGACGCGCAGTCGATCTACGCCTTTCGCGGCGCCAGCGTGCGAAATATCCTCGATTTCCCCGCGCAGTTCACGCCGGCGGCGCAGCAGGTCACGCTGTCGCAGAACTACCGCTCGACCCAACCGATCCTGCAGGCCGCCAACGCGGTGATCGGGCTCGCGGCCGAGCGCTATACCAAGGACCTGTGGTCCGAGCGCCAGTCGGCCGAGAAGCCCGGCGTGGTGGTGGTCAACGACGAGGCCGACCAGGCCCGCTACGTGGTCGAACAGGTGCTGGCGCGGCGCGAGGCCGGCCTGGCGCTGATGGCGCAGGCGGTGCTGTTCCGCGCCGCCGACCACAGCGCGCAGCTGGAGATCGAGCTGGCGCGGCGCAATATCCCGTTCGTGAAGTTCGGCGGGCTCAAGTTCCTGGAATCGACCCACGTCAAGGATGTGCTGGCGGTGGTGCGCTGGCTGGAAAATCCGCGCGACCGCATGGCGGGCTTCCGCACGCTGCAGCTGCTGCCCGGCATCGGCCCCAAGACCGCGGCGCGCGTGCTCGACGCCATGGCGCTCGCCACCGAGCCGCTGTTCTCGCTGCAGGAATTCGAGCCGCCGCCGGCCGCCGCGCCGGCCTGGGCCGACCTGCTGGCGCTGGCGCGCGCGCTGATGGCGCCGACCTCGCCGTGGCCGTCGGAATTCGAGCAGGTGCTGGCCTGGTACACGCCGCATCTCGAGCGCCTGCACGACGACGCCGCCGCGCGCCTCGCCGACCTGCAGCAGCTGGAGCGCATCGCCGCCACCTACGGCGCGCGCGAGCGCTTCCTGACCGAGCTGACGCTGGACCCGCCCAGCGCCTCCAGCGATGAATCCGGCGTGCCCTCGCGCGACGAGGACTACCTGATCCTGTCGACCATCCATTCGGCCAAGGGCCAGGAATGGAAGGCGGTGTACGTGCTCAACGCGGTCGACGGCTGCATGCCGAGCGACCTCGCCACGGGTACTACCGAGGAGATCGAGGAAGAACGGCGGCTGATGTACGTAGCGATGACGCGGGCCAGGGACCACCTCGATATCATCGTGCCGCAGCGTTTCTACGTGCACCAGCAGGTGGGCTTCGGCGACCGTCATGTGTATGCGTCGCGCACGCGCTTCCTGCCGAATCGCGTGATGCCCAACTTCTACAGCCGCTCGTGGCCGCCGCCGCCGATGCCGGGCGAAGGGAAGGTGAAGCCGGCGCTGGCGCCGGTGGATCTGGGGAGCAGGATGCGGAATATGTGGCGGTGA
- a CDS encoding alpha/beta hydrolase — MNAHTQVLSIAGPAGAIDVSVDLPQGEPRGLALVAHPHPLFGGTKDNKVAQTLARAFVQLGYATVRPNFRGVGATAGEHDNGIGEQDDLLAVVAWMRQQTAWSAQAATLPLALGGFSFGSFVSTHVARRLAEAGTPVQRLVLVGTAASRWEVAQVPADTIVIHGEQDDTVPLASVFDWARPQELPVIVIPGADHFFHRKLHLIKQLVVNAWDR, encoded by the coding sequence ATGAACGCGCATACCCAGGTACTTTCCATCGCCGGCCCCGCCGGTGCGATCGACGTCTCGGTGGACCTGCCGCAAGGCGAGCCGCGCGGCCTGGCGCTGGTCGCGCATCCGCATCCGCTGTTCGGCGGCACCAAGGACAACAAGGTCGCGCAGACGCTGGCGCGCGCCTTCGTGCAGCTGGGCTATGCCACCGTGCGCCCCAACTTCCGCGGCGTCGGTGCCACTGCCGGCGAGCATGACAACGGCATCGGCGAACAGGACGACCTGCTCGCCGTGGTGGCCTGGATGCGCCAGCAGACCGCGTGGTCGGCGCAGGCCGCGACGCTGCCGCTGGCGCTGGGCGGGTTCTCGTTCGGCAGCTTCGTCAGCACCCACGTGGCGCGCCGCCTGGCCGAGGCCGGCACGCCCGTGCAGCGCCTGGTGCTGGTGGGCACCGCCGCCAGCCGCTGGGAAGTCGCCCAGGTGCCGGCCGACACCATCGTGATCCATGGCGAGCAGGACGACACCGTGCCGCTGGCCAGCGTGTTCGACTGGGCCCGCCCGCAAGAGCTGCCGGTGATCGTGATCCCCGGCGCCGACCATTTCTTTCACCGCAAGCTGCACCTGATCAAGCAGCTCGTCGTCAATGCGTGGGACCGGTAA
- a CDS encoding thioredoxin fold domain-containing protein yields the protein MPASRPARAAFARTGLYWLAASALLTVASVAAAASPAHLPAATDLAAHGADAARRGEPLVVLVSMPGCGYCDAVRRNYLGPQAAAGEIAVRELDMTADTPLRAGDGSVTTARAWARAHQVRVAPTVLFLDRQGRAAASPLRGMQPDFYGAYLEQALAQARAAVAARK from the coding sequence ATGCCTGCCTCCCGCCCCGCACGCGCTGCCTTCGCCCGCACTGGCCTGTACTGGCTGGCCGCGAGCGCGCTGCTGACCGTGGCCAGCGTGGCTGCCGCCGCCAGCCCGGCCCACCTGCCAGCGGCCACCGACCTCGCCGCCCACGGTGCCGATGCCGCGCGCCGCGGCGAGCCGCTGGTGGTGCTGGTGTCGATGCCGGGCTGCGGCTATTGCGACGCGGTGCGCCGCAACTACCTGGGCCCGCAGGCGGCCGCCGGCGAGATCGCCGTGCGCGAACTCGACATGACCGCCGACACCCCGCTGCGCGCCGGCGACGGCAGCGTGACCACCGCGCGCGCCTGGGCCCGCGCGCACCAGGTCAGGGTGGCGCCAACCGTGCTGTTCCTGGACCGCCAGGGCCGCGCCGCCGCCAGCCCGCTGCGCGGCATGCAGCCCGACTTCTACGGCGCCTACCTGGAACAGGCGCTGGCGCAGGCCCGCGCCGCCGTCGCCGCGCGCAAGTGA